A section of the Enterobacter sp. C2 genome encodes:
- the ispF gene encoding 2-C-methyl-D-erythritol 2,4-cyclodiphosphate synthase: MRIGHGFDVHAFGGEGPIIIGGVRIPYEKGLLAHSDGDVALHALTDALLGAAALGDIGKLFPDTDPAFKGADSRELLREAWRRIQAKGYTLGNVDVTIIAQAPKMLPHIPQMRIFIAEDLGCHMDDVNVKATTTEKLGFTGRGEGIACEAVALLVKAAK; encoded by the coding sequence ATGCGTATTGGACACGGCTTTGACGTACACGCTTTTGGCGGCGAAGGCCCCATCATCATCGGCGGCGTACGTATTCCCTATGAGAAAGGCCTGCTGGCGCACTCCGATGGCGATGTGGCCCTGCACGCCTTAACCGATGCGCTGCTTGGCGCGGCGGCGTTGGGCGATATCGGCAAACTTTTTCCGGACACCGACCCGGCATTTAAAGGCGCTGACAGCCGCGAGCTGCTGCGTGAAGCCTGGCGTCGTATTCAGGCGAAAGGTTATACCCTTGGCAACGTAGATGTGACCATTATCGCCCAGGCACCGAAAATGCTGCCGCATATCCCGCAGATGCGCATCTTTATTGCAGAAGATCTCGGCTGCCATATGGACGATGTTAACGTTAAGGCCACCACCACCGAGAAGCTGGGCTTTACCGGGCGCGGCGAAGGCATTGCCTGCGAAGCCGTGGCGCTGTTAGTCAAGGCGGCTAAATGA
- the ispD gene encoding 2-C-methyl-D-erythritol 4-phosphate cytidylyltransferase, whose product MAAIVPAICAVVPAAGFGRRMQTECPKQYLSIGNKTILEHAVAALLANPRVERVIIAVSPGDERFARLPLAHHLQVTVVDGGAERADSVLAGLHAAGDAEWVLVHDAARPCLHQDDLSRLLSLSETSRTGGILAAPVRDTMKRAEPGKSAIAHTVDRNDLWHALTPQFFPLPLLKMCLTRALNDGATITDEASALEHCGYHPELVAGRADNIKVTRPEDLALAEFYLTRNASMEN is encoded by the coding sequence ATGGCAGCAATAGTTCCGGCCATCTGTGCCGTCGTACCGGCCGCCGGATTTGGCCGCCGTATGCAAACGGAATGCCCTAAACAGTATCTTTCGATTGGCAATAAAACCATCCTTGAGCACGCGGTTGCGGCATTGCTGGCAAATCCGCGTGTGGAGCGGGTGATTATTGCCGTCAGCCCAGGCGATGAGCGCTTCGCCCGGCTGCCGCTGGCGCATCACCTTCAGGTAACCGTGGTTGACGGTGGCGCAGAGCGCGCCGATTCGGTGCTGGCTGGTCTGCACGCTGCCGGTGATGCCGAGTGGGTGCTGGTACACGATGCGGCCCGTCCCTGCCTGCATCAGGACGATCTTTCCCGTCTGCTCTCTCTTAGCGAAACCAGCCGTACGGGTGGCATTCTGGCCGCCCCGGTGCGCGATACCATGAAGCGCGCCGAGCCCGGCAAAAGCGCCATTGCCCACACCGTGGATCGTAACGATCTGTGGCACGCGCTAACCCCCCAGTTTTTCCCCTTGCCGCTGCTTAAAATGTGTCTGACGCGGGCGCTTAACGACGGGGCAACCATCACCGATGAAGCCTCAGCGCTGGAGCACTGCGGCTACCATCCCGAGCTGGTTGCCGGTCGCGCTGATAATATTAAAGTGACGCGGCCTGAAGACCTGGCGCTGGCAGAATTTTATCTTACCCGTAACGCCTCTATGGAGAACTGA
- the ftsB gene encoding cell division protein FtsB — protein MGKLTLLLLALLVWLQYSLWFGKNGLHDFSRVSDDVTVQQATNAKLKARNDQLFAEIDDLNGGQEAIEERARNELSMTKPGETFYRLVPDASKRTPGSPQNNR, from the coding sequence ATGGGTAAATTAACGCTGCTGTTGCTGGCTTTGCTGGTCTGGCTACAGTATTCATTGTGGTTTGGCAAGAATGGCCTCCACGACTTCAGCCGCGTCAGCGATGATGTCACAGTACAGCAGGCAACAAACGCTAAGCTAAAAGCGCGTAACGATCAGCTTTTTGCCGAGATCGACGATCTCAACGGCGGTCAGGAAGCGATTGAAGAGCGCGCACGTAACGAACTCAGTATGACCAAGCCAGGCGAAACCTTTTATCGTCTGGTTCCGGATGCGTCTAAACGCACTCCAGGGTCACCACAAAATAATCGATAA
- a CDS encoding DUF3561 family protein, protein MRNSQNITITPSETGVANDEPTWSLPGAVVGFASWLLALSIPFLLYGSNTLFFFLYTWPFFLALMPVAVVVGIAIHSLLNGRLVYTSLVTALASVGMFGMLFMWLMG, encoded by the coding sequence ATGCGCAATAGCCAGAATATTACTATCACTCCATCTGAAACCGGCGTTGCCAATGACGAGCCGACCTGGTCACTGCCAGGCGCTGTTGTTGGCTTTGCCTCATGGCTGCTGGCGCTAAGCATTCCGTTCCTGCTGTACGGCTCTAACACCCTCTTTTTCTTTCTCTATACCTGGCCGTTCTTTCTGGCGCTGATGCCCGTTGCGGTTGTGGTCGGAATTGCTATCCACTCCTTGCTTAACGGCAGGCTGGTTTACACCAGCCTGGTGACGGCGCTCGCCAGCGTGGGCATGTTCGGTATGCTATTTATGTGGCTGATGGGTTAA
- the cysC gene encoding adenylyl-sulfate kinase — translation MAEHDENVVWHAHPVTAQQREQLHGHRGVVLWFTGLSGSGKSTVAGALEEALHRLGVSTYLLDGDNVRHGLCSDLGFSDDDRKENIRRVGEVARLMVDAGLVVLTAFISPHRAERQMVRERVGEGRFYEVFVDTSLATCEARDPKGLYKKARAGELRHFTGIDSVYEAPELPEVHLDGEQLVTNLVAQLLDLLKRDDIIRS, via the coding sequence ATGGCGGAGCATGACGAGAACGTCGTCTGGCACGCCCATCCCGTCACCGCGCAGCAGCGGGAGCAGCTCCACGGTCACCGTGGGGTTGTGCTGTGGTTTACCGGGCTATCCGGCTCGGGTAAATCCACCGTCGCCGGGGCGCTGGAGGAGGCCCTGCACCGGCTGGGCGTTAGCACCTATCTGCTCGATGGCGACAACGTGCGCCACGGTCTGTGCAGCGATCTGGGCTTCAGCGACGACGATCGCAAGGAGAACATTCGCCGTGTGGGCGAGGTAGCCCGGCTGATGGTCGATGCGGGGCTGGTGGTGCTGACGGCTTTCATCTCTCCGCACCGGGCGGAGCGGCAGATGGTGCGCGAGCGCGTAGGCGAGGGGCGTTTTTACGAGGTCTTTGTCGATACCTCTTTGGCTACCTGCGAGGCGCGGGATCCCAAAGGGCTGTATAAAAAGGCGCGCGCCGGTGAGCTACGCCATTTTACCGGGATCGATTCCGTCTATGAGGCGCCTGAGTTACCCGAGGTGCATCTGGACGGCGAACAATTAGTAACAAATTTAGTGGCTCAATTATTAGATCTACTGAAACGGGACGATATTATCAGATCCTGA
- the cysN gene encoding sulfate adenylyltransferase subunit CysN → MNTTIAQQIANEGGVEAYLHAQQHKSLLRFLTCGSVDDGKSTLIGRLLHDTRQIYEDQLSTLHNDSKRHGTQGEKLDLALLVDGLQAEREQGITIDVAYRYFSTEKRKFIIADTPGHEQYTRNMATGASTCDLAILLIDARKGVLDQTRRHSFISTLLGIKHLVVAVNKMDLVEFSEETFDTIRQSYLTFAEQLPGNLDIRFVPLSALEGDNVASQSASMPWYSGPTLLEVLESVEIQRVVDTQPMRFPVQYVNRPNLDFRGFSGTVASGSIKVGQRVKVLPSGVESTVARIVTFDGDLQEAGAGEAVTLVLKDEIDISRGDLLLDAQESLPAVQSAAVDVVWMAEQPLTPGQSYDIKIAGKKTRARVDGVQYQVDINNLTQRSVDALPLNGIGLVDLTFDEPLVLDKYQDNPVTGGMIFIDRLSNVTVGAGMVNQPNADAGAAPSEFSTFELELNALVRKHFPHWGARDLLGGK, encoded by the coding sequence ATGAATACCACTATTGCTCAACAAATTGCTAATGAAGGCGGCGTCGAAGCGTATCTGCACGCCCAGCAGCACAAAAGCCTGCTGCGCTTTCTGACCTGCGGCAGCGTCGACGACGGCAAAAGCACCCTGATTGGCCGCCTGCTGCACGACACGCGGCAGATTTATGAAGATCAGCTCTCCACGCTGCACAACGACAGCAAGCGCCACGGTACCCAGGGCGAAAAACTTGACCTCGCGCTGCTGGTGGATGGCCTGCAGGCTGAGCGTGAGCAGGGCATCACCATTGATGTGGCCTACCGCTACTTCTCTACCGAAAAACGCAAATTTATTATCGCTGATACCCCGGGGCACGAGCAGTACACCCGTAATATGGCGACCGGGGCCTCGACCTGCGATCTGGCGATCCTGCTGATTGACGCGCGTAAAGGCGTGCTGGATCAGACCCGTCGCCACAGCTTTATCTCCACCCTGCTGGGCATTAAGCACCTGGTAGTGGCGGTGAACAAGATGGACCTGGTTGAATTCAGCGAAGAGACCTTTGACACGATTCGCCAGAGCTACCTGACCTTTGCCGAGCAGCTGCCGGGCAACCTCGATATCCGCTTTGTGCCGCTGTCGGCGCTGGAAGGAGATAACGTTGCCAGCCAGAGCGCAAGCATGCCGTGGTACAGCGGCCCGACCCTGCTGGAAGTGCTGGAGAGCGTTGAGATCCAGCGCGTAGTCGATACCCAGCCGATGCGCTTCCCGGTGCAGTACGTTAACCGTCCGAACCTCGACTTCCGCGGCTTCTCCGGTACCGTGGCCTCCGGCAGCATCAAGGTCGGCCAGCGCGTCAAGGTGCTGCCGTCGGGCGTGGAGTCCACGGTGGCACGCATTGTGACGTTCGATGGCGATCTGCAGGAAGCGGGCGCGGGCGAAGCGGTAACGCTGGTATTAAAAGATGAAATCGACATCAGCCGGGGCGATCTGCTGCTGGATGCGCAGGAGAGCCTGCCAGCCGTACAGAGCGCAGCGGTAGATGTGGTATGGATGGCCGAGCAGCCGCTGACCCCAGGCCAGAGCTATGACATCAAAATCGCGGGCAAGAAGACCCGAGCGCGGGTGGACGGCGTTCAGTATCAAGTGGATATCAATAACCTGACCCAGCGCAGCGTCGACGCGTTGCCGCTTAACGGCATTGGGCTGGTGGATCTGACTTTTGACGAGCCGCTGGTGTTGGATAAGTACCAGGACAACCCGGTGACCGGCGGGATGATCTTTATCGACCGCCTGAGCAATGTCACCGTCGGGGCGGGCATGGTTAATCAGCCGAACGCTGACGCCGGGGCCGCGCCGTCTGAGTTCAGCACCTTTGAGCTGGAGCTGAATGCGCTGGTACGCAAGCACTTCCCTCACTGGGGCGCGCGCGATCTGCTGGGAGGCAAATAA
- the cysD gene encoding sulfate adenylyltransferase subunit CysD — translation MDQKRLTHLRQLEAESIHIIREVAAEFSNPVMMYSIGKDSSVMLHLARKAFYPGTLPFPLLHVDTGWKFREMYEFRDRTAKAYGCELLVHKNPEGVAMGINPFVHGSAKHTDIMKTEGLKQALNKYGFDAAFGGARRDEEKSRAKERIYSFRDRFHRWDPKNQRPELWHNYNGQINKGESIRVFPLSNWTELDIWQYIYLENIEIVPLYLAAERPVLERDGMLMMIDDDRIDLQPGEEIKQRMVRFRTLGCWPLTGAVESDAQTLPEIIEEMLVSTTSERQGRVIDRDQSGSMELKKRQGYF, via the coding sequence ATGGATCAAAAACGACTCACCCACCTGCGACAACTGGAGGCGGAAAGCATCCATATCATTCGTGAGGTGGCGGCTGAATTCTCCAATCCGGTGATGATGTACTCCATCGGCAAAGACTCCAGCGTGATGCTGCACCTGGCACGTAAGGCTTTCTATCCGGGTACGCTGCCTTTCCCACTGCTGCATGTCGATACTGGCTGGAAATTCCGTGAGATGTATGAGTTCCGTGACCGTACCGCCAAAGCCTACGGCTGCGAGCTGCTGGTGCATAAAAACCCGGAAGGCGTAGCGATGGGGATCAACCCGTTCGTGCACGGCAGCGCCAAGCACACCGATATCATGAAGACGGAAGGGCTGAAGCAGGCGCTGAATAAGTACGGCTTTGACGCGGCCTTTGGTGGCGCACGCCGCGACGAGGAGAAGTCCCGCGCGAAAGAGCGTATCTACTCTTTCCGCGACCGCTTCCACCGCTGGGACCCGAAAAACCAGCGTCCGGAGCTGTGGCACAACTACAACGGGCAGATCAACAAAGGGGAGAGCATTCGCGTCTTCCCGCTGTCGAACTGGACCGAGCTGGATATCTGGCAGTACATCTACCTGGAAAACATTGAAATCGTTCCGCTCTACCTGGCGGCTGAACGTCCGGTGCTGGAACGTGACGGCATGCTGATGATGATCGATGACGATCGCATTGACCTGCAGCCGGGCGAAGAGATTAAACAGCGCATGGTGCGCTTCCGTACCCTCGGCTGCTGGCCGCTGACCGGCGCGGTAGAGTCTGATGCCCAGACGCTGCCGGAGATCATCGAAGAGATGCTTGTCTCCACCACCAGTGAACGCCAGGGGCGCGTCATCGACCGGGACCAGTCCGGCTCGATGGAGCTGAAAAAACGCCAGGGATACTTCTAA
- a CDS encoding aminopeptidase, whose translation MFPALRHLVVALALGVCFTVPAQAKISQPGEMASEQARHIATYFPGRMTGTPAEMLSADYLRQQFEQMGYQSDIRKFNSRYIYTSRNKNQNWHNVTGSTVIAAHEGKLAQQIIVMAHLDTYAPRSDADSDHNLGGLTLQGLDDNAAGLGVMLELADQMKHMQTQYGIRFIATSGEEEGRLGAENLLQRMSDAEKKNTLLVINLDNLIVGDKLYFNSGKSTPAAVRKLTRDRALAIARQHGITATTNPGLNPDYPKGTDCCHDSEVFDRAGIPVLSVEATNWSLGKKDGYQQRAKTKAFPDGTSWHNVRLDNQQFIDSALPGRIERRSRDVMRIMLPLLEELAKAEKST comes from the coding sequence ATGTTTCCCGCATTGCGCCATCTTGTTGTAGCTCTGGCGCTCGGTGTGTGCTTTACCGTGCCGGCGCAGGCTAAGATCAGCCAGCCCGGCGAGATGGCCAGCGAGCAGGCTCGCCATATTGCTACCTATTTCCCAGGCCGCATGACCGGCACACCTGCGGAGATGCTCTCAGCGGACTATCTGCGCCAGCAGTTTGAACAGATGGGCTACCAGAGCGACATCCGCAAGTTCAACAGCCGCTACATCTATACCTCACGCAATAAGAACCAGAACTGGCACAACGTGACGGGCAGTACGGTCATCGCCGCCCATGAAGGCAAGCTGGCTCAGCAGATCATTGTGATGGCGCATCTCGATACCTACGCGCCGCGCAGCGACGCCGATAGCGATCACAACCTTGGCGGCCTGACGTTACAGGGCCTCGACGATAACGCCGCCGGGCTGGGGGTGATGCTGGAGCTGGCTGACCAGATGAAGCATATGCAGACCCAGTACGGCATCCGCTTTATCGCCACCAGCGGCGAGGAGGAGGGACGGCTGGGCGCGGAAAATCTGCTGCAGCGCATGAGTGACGCCGAGAAGAAAAACACTCTGCTGGTGATCAACCTCGATAACCTGATCGTCGGCGATAAGCTCTACTTCAACAGCGGCAAAAGCACCCCTGCCGCAGTGCGCAAGCTGACCCGGGATCGCGCCTTGGCCATTGCTCGCCAGCACGGCATCACCGCCACCACTAATCCGGGCCTGAACCCAGACTATCCGAAAGGCACCGACTGCTGCCACGACAGCGAAGTGTTCGATCGCGCGGGTATCCCGGTGCTCTCCGTCGAGGCCACGAACTGGTCGCTGGGGAAAAAAGATGGCTACCAGCAGCGGGCAAAAACCAAAGCGTTTCCCGACGGCACCAGCTGGCATAACGTGCGTCTGGATAACCAGCAGTTTATCGACAGCGCCCTGCCCGGCCGCATTGAGCGCCGCAGCCGCGACGTGATGCGTATTATGCTGCCGCTGCTTGAAGAGCTGGCGAAGGCGGAGAAGAGTACCTGA
- a CDS encoding type II TA system antitoxin MqsA family protein, with protein sequence MKCPGCGGADLKHETRNVEYEYKGRKTTVYGITGDYCDACGESILDDEAGDTYMAAIGAFNREVNAQEVDPAFIARIRKRFKLDQRQAAEIFGGGANAFSRYETGRVAPPRPLVLLFKALDKHPEIFEELKQA encoded by the coding sequence ATGAAATGCCCTGGCTGTGGCGGTGCAGATCTTAAACATGAAACCCGTAACGTTGAATACGAGTATAAAGGCCGTAAAACTACGGTATACGGTATTACCGGTGACTATTGCGATGCGTGCGGAGAGAGCATCTTAGACGATGAAGCTGGCGACACGTATATGGCGGCGATCGGCGCCTTTAATCGCGAAGTGAATGCGCAGGAAGTTGATCCCGCGTTTATTGCCAGGATCCGCAAGCGCTTCAAACTTGACCAGCGCCAGGCGGCTGAAATTTTTGGTGGCGGTGCAAATGCCTTTAGCCGGTATGAAACAGGTCGCGTTGCTCCTCCACGTCCGCTTGTGTTGCTGTTCAAGGCTCTCGATAAGCACCCCGAAATCTTCGAAGAGCTAAAGCAAGCCTAA
- a CDS encoding type II toxin-antitoxin system MqsR family toxin has protein sequence MGEKWTPHTRLHIVKTMVRAGKVRTTISAYNGAAALGFKSRIEMYGAVLALAPSDFYKSMTADKDPGYWQEVYRLVYNGQSIYLKLIVKDNVVIVSFKEL, from the coding sequence ATGGGTGAGAAATGGACGCCGCATACCCGACTTCATATAGTCAAAACGATGGTGCGAGCCGGAAAGGTTCGTACGACGATAAGTGCTTACAATGGAGCGGCAGCGCTAGGGTTCAAAAGCCGTATCGAAATGTATGGTGCGGTTTTAGCGTTAGCACCGTCTGATTTCTACAAGAGCATGACGGCTGATAAAGACCCCGGCTACTGGCAAGAGGTTTATCGCCTGGTGTATAACGGGCAATCGATTTACTTGAAGCTTATTGTTAAAGATAATGTAGTGATCGTCTCATTTAAGGAGCTATAG
- a CDS encoding HigA family addiction module antitoxin → MKQATRKATTVGDILLYEYLEPLDLKINELAEMLHVHRNSVSALVNNNRKLTTDMAFRLSKAFATSVDFWLNLQSAVDLWEVENDTRAQEEFSRIVPAAKFIASKARKKVA, encoded by the coding sequence ATGAAACAGGCAACCAGAAAAGCGACTACCGTAGGTGACATCCTGCTGTATGAATACCTGGAGCCGCTAGATCTTAAAATCAACGAACTTGCGGAAATGTTGCATGTGCATCGCAATAGTGTAAGCGCATTGGTTAACAACAACCGCAAACTGACTACTGACATGGCATTCCGCCTGTCTAAAGCATTCGCTACGTCCGTTGATTTCTGGCTTAACCTTCAGTCAGCTGTAGACCTTTGGGAAGTAGAGAACGACACCCGAGCGCAAGAAGAATTTAGCCGCATCGTTCCCGCCGCTAAATTTATTGCCAGTAAAGCTAGAAAGAAAGTCGCCTAA
- a CDS encoding lysozyme inhibitor LprI family protein, whose translation MKRILLGIAVSLMYLPILASAALYEGLEAKACFAQHADPNQQASCLHQKKIESESQLKEVIIETNKEIKSNNVGLFNGKEDATETSGEVYSKRFLHAQKLWKQYRKELCLAVATEINEDAYDYQAFIDQCEINLNKRHSEEIKMMGIFPAS comes from the coding sequence ATGAAGAGAATATTATTAGGTATTGCTGTTTCCCTGATGTATCTACCGATACTGGCTAGCGCTGCACTATATGAAGGCTTAGAGGCAAAAGCCTGTTTTGCTCAGCATGCTGATCCGAATCAGCAAGCAAGCTGCCTTCATCAGAAAAAAATTGAAAGCGAATCACAGCTGAAAGAAGTCATTATAGAAACAAACAAAGAGATTAAGTCTAATAATGTCGGTTTATTTAATGGAAAAGAAGATGCGACAGAAACCTCAGGCGAGGTATACAGCAAACGTTTCTTACATGCTCAAAAATTATGGAAGCAGTATAGAAAAGAGCTATGCCTTGCGGTGGCGACAGAGATTAATGAGGACGCTTACGATTATCAAGCATTCATTGATCAGTGTGAAATCAATCTTAACAAAAGACATAGTGAAGAGATAAAAATGATGGGCATCTTTCCCGCCTCGTAA
- the cysH gene encoding phosphoadenosine phosphosulfate reductase, with amino-acid sequence MSVLDLNALNELPKVERILALAETNGQLEKLSAEERVVWSLENLPGEYVLSSSFGIQAAVSLHLVNQISPDIPVILTDTGYLFPETYQFIDELADKLKLNLKIYRAEQSPAWQEARYGKLWEQGVEGIEKYNEINKVEPMNRALKELKAQTWFAGLRREQSGSRATLPVLAVQRGVFKVLPIIDWDNRTVYQYLQKHGLKYHPLWDQGYLSVGDTHTTRKWEPGMAEEETRFFGLKRECGLHEG; translated from the coding sequence ATGTCCGTACTCGATCTAAACGCCCTTAATGAGCTGCCAAAGGTTGAACGCATTCTGGCGCTGGCAGAGACCAACGGCCAGCTGGAAAAACTGAGCGCGGAAGAGCGCGTCGTCTGGTCGTTAGAGAACCTGCCCGGCGAGTATGTGCTCTCCTCAAGCTTTGGTATCCAGGCGGCGGTCAGCCTGCATCTGGTGAATCAGATCAGCCCGGATATCCCGGTGATCCTGACCGATACCGGCTACCTGTTCCCGGAGACCTACCAGTTTATTGATGAGCTGGCAGACAAGCTCAAGCTGAACCTAAAGATCTACCGTGCGGAGCAGAGTCCGGCGTGGCAGGAAGCACGCTACGGCAAGCTGTGGGAGCAGGGCGTAGAAGGCATTGAGAAGTACAATGAGATCAACAAGGTCGAGCCGATGAACCGCGCCCTCAAAGAGCTGAAGGCGCAGACGTGGTTTGCGGGCCTGCGCCGGGAGCAGTCCGGCAGCCGCGCCACGCTGCCAGTGCTGGCCGTTCAGCGCGGCGTGTTCAAGGTGCTGCCGATCATCGACTGGGACAACCGCACCGTTTACCAGTATCTGCAGAAGCATGGGCTGAAGTACCACCCGCTGTGGGACCAGGGCTATCTCTCGGTGGGCGATACGCACACCACCCGCAAATGGGAGCCGGGCATGGCAGAGGAAGAGACCCGCTTCTTCGGCCTCAAGCGCGAATGCGGGCTGCACGAAGGGTGA
- the cysI gene encoding assimilatory sulfite reductase (NADPH) hemoprotein subunit, which yields MSDKHPGPLVVEGKLTDAERMKRESNYLRGTIAEDLNDGLTGGFKGDNFLLIRFHGMYQQDDRDIRAERAEQKLEPRHAMMLRCRLPGGIITPAQWQAIDKFAEEKTIYGSIRLTNRQTFQYHGILKKNVKPAHQMLHDVGLDALATANDMNRNVLCTSNPIESELHAEAYEWAKKLSEHLLPRTRAYAEIWHDAEKVATTDEEPILGQTYLPRKFKTTVVIPPQNDVDLHANDMNFIAIAENGKLIGFNLLVGGGLSIEHGNKKTYARTASEFGFLPLEHTLAVAEAVVTTQRDWGNRTDRKNAKTKYTLERVGVETFKAEVERRAGMKFEPVRPYAFTGRGDRIGWVKGIDNKWHLTLFIENGRILDYPDRPLKTGLLEIAKIHKGDFRLTANQNLIVAGVPEGEKAKIEKLARSHGLMDAVKPQRENSMACVAFPTCPLAMAEAERFLPSFVDKVEAIMEKHGVGDDHIVMRVTGCPNGCGRALLAEMGLVGKAPGRYNLHLGGNRMGTRIPRMYRENITESEILDSIDVLVGRWSKEREADEGFGDFTVRAGIIRPVLDPARDFWE from the coding sequence ATGAGCGATAAACATCCAGGTCCGCTGGTGGTCGAAGGTAAACTGACCGACGCCGAGCGTATGAAACGTGAGAGCAACTACCTGCGCGGTACGATTGCGGAAGATCTGAACGACGGGCTTACCGGCGGTTTTAAAGGTGACAACTTTCTGCTGATCCGCTTCCACGGTATGTATCAGCAGGACGATCGTGACATTCGTGCCGAACGCGCCGAGCAGAAGCTGGAGCCGCGCCATGCCATGATGCTGCGCTGCCGTCTGCCGGGGGGGATCATTACCCCGGCGCAGTGGCAGGCTATCGATAAGTTTGCCGAAGAGAAGACCATTTACGGCAGTATTCGTCTGACCAACCGCCAGACTTTCCAGTATCACGGTATTCTGAAGAAGAACGTTAAGCCTGCCCATCAGATGCTGCATGATGTGGGTCTGGACGCGCTGGCGACCGCCAACGACATGAACCGTAACGTGCTCTGCACCTCTAACCCTATTGAGTCGGAGCTGCATGCGGAGGCCTATGAGTGGGCGAAGAAGCTCTCTGAGCACCTGCTGCCACGCACCCGCGCCTATGCTGAGATCTGGCACGACGCGGAGAAGGTGGCGACTACCGATGAAGAGCCGATCCTCGGGCAGACCTATCTGCCGCGTAAGTTCAAAACCACGGTAGTGATCCCGCCGCAGAACGACGTTGATCTGCACGCCAACGACATGAACTTTATCGCCATCGCCGAGAACGGCAAGCTGATCGGCTTTAACCTGCTGGTAGGCGGTGGCCTCTCAATCGAGCACGGCAACAAGAAAACCTACGCTCGTACCGCGAGCGAGTTTGGCTTCCTGCCGCTTGAGCACACCCTGGCAGTGGCAGAGGCGGTAGTGACGACCCAGCGCGACTGGGGCAACCGTACCGATCGTAAAAACGCCAAGACCAAATACACCCTTGAGCGCGTGGGCGTTGAGACCTTTAAAGCGGAAGTTGAACGCCGGGCTGGCATGAAATTCGAGCCGGTTCGTCCGTACGCGTTCACGGGGCGCGGGGATCGCATCGGCTGGGTGAAAGGTATCGATAACAAGTGGCACCTGACGCTGTTTATCGAAAACGGCCGTATCCTTGATTACCCGGATCGTCCGCTGAAGACTGGCCTGCTGGAGATCGCGAAGATCCACAAGGGCGATTTCCGCCTGACCGCGAACCAGAACCTGATCGTCGCAGGCGTGCCGGAAGGTGAGAAGGCGAAGATTGAAAAGCTGGCCCGTTCCCATGGTCTGATGGATGCGGTGAAACCGCAGCGTGAGAACTCCATGGCCTGCGTCGCCTTCCCGACCTGTCCGCTGGCGATGGCGGAAGCAGAGCGTTTCCTGCCGAGCTTTGTTGATAAAGTCGAAGCGATTATGGAGAAGCACGGCGTTGGTGACGATCATATCGTAATGCGCGTTACCGGCTGTCCGAACGGCTGTGGCCGTGCGCTGCTGGCGGAGATGGGTCTGGTGGGTAAAGCGCCGGGACGCTATAACCTGCACCTTGGCGGTAATCGTATGGGCACGCGTATTCCGCGCATGTACCGTGAAAATATCACCGAGTCAGAGATCCTCGACTCTATCGACGTGCTGGTAGGACGCTGGTCGAAAGAGCGCGAAGCAGATGAAGGTTTCGGCGATTTCACCGTCCGGGCGGGGATCATCCGTCCGGTGCTGGATCCGGCCCGGGATTTCTGGGAGTAA